The following are encoded together in the Macrobrachium rosenbergii isolate ZJJX-2024 chromosome 21, ASM4041242v1, whole genome shotgun sequence genome:
- the LOC136849572 gene encoding protein lin-31-like: protein MPRPTRESYGDQKPPYSYISLTAMAIWNSPEKMCTLSEIYKFIMDNFPYYRKNTQRWQNSLRHNLSFNDCFIKIPRRPDRPGKGAYWTLHPSAMNMFENGSFLRRRKRFKIPRDEKDALEAGLAHINASQPRCVEDPVILPPPRLGIVPPPPPPPPPPSLKQPGELIPAPATQAEIPPPLHFLPHHCLARLPPPLLYPPPLIYPGAWGTTPFLHSLACLPPALPPAPPPPPPIVPRPIKPTPVLARPPPLPMPGGITGVT from the coding sequence ATGCCTCGCCCTACGAGGGAAAGCTACGGCGACCAGAAACCGCCTTACTCCTACATCTCGCTGACGGCGATGGCCATCTGGAACAGCCCGGAGAAGATGTGCACGCTGTCGGAGATCTACAAGTTCATCATGGACAACTTCCCCTACTACCGCAAGAACACCCAGCGGTGGCAGAACTCCCTCCGCCACAACCTCTCCTTCAACGACTGCTTCATCAAGATCCCCAGGAGACCCGACAGGCCCGGCAAGGGCGCCTACTGGACCCTCCATCCCTCAGCCATGAACATGTTCGAGAACGGAAGTTTTCtccggaggaggaagaggttcaAGATTCCTCGAGACGAAAAAGACGCCCTGGAAGCTGGCCTGGCCCATATTAACGCCAGCCAGCCCCGATGCGTTGAAGATCCTGTCATTCTGCCACCCCCGAGACTAGGGATcgttcctccccctccccctcctcctccgccaccgTCTCTAAAACAACCAGGTGAGTTGATACCTGCACCAGCCACCCAAGCTGAAATACCACCGCCGCTCCATTTCCTTCCACATCACTGTCTGGCACGACTGCCACCGCCCCTATTATACCCACCACCTCTCATATACCCAGGTGCCTGGGGCACTACCCCTTTCCTCCACTCCTTGGCGTGTCTACCTCCTGCGCTGCCCCCTGCGCCGCCACCGCCGCCTCCTATAGTCCCGCGGCCGATCAAACCCACACCGGTCTTGGCACGTCCACCACCATTACCCATGCCCGGGGGCATTACGGGTGTCAcataa